A portion of the Desulfonatronovibrio magnus genome contains these proteins:
- a CDS encoding LysM peptidoglycan-binding domain-containing protein produces MKRYIILTLLLLALISFGCAKKPAPPEPAPPQIEAKVEPPAPAPEPAPAAPPPPTARELYERNYAMLPSTHTVVRGECLWWIAEYRQIYNDPFMWPLIYKANRDQIRNPDLIYPGQVFQIPREFQMNALKENRRMAGAPRPYLPPQSANLPADIRAELGWSF; encoded by the coding sequence ATGAAACGCTACATTATACTTACATTGCTTTTGCTGGCTCTAATCAGCTTCGGCTGCGCCAAGAAGCCGGCACCGCCTGAGCCTGCACCACCCCAGATTGAGGCCAAGGTTGAGCCACCTGCTCCTGCCCCAGAGCCTGCCCCAGCAGCTCCTCCGCCACCAACGGCGCGAGAACTTTATGAGCGCAATTATGCCATGCTTCCGTCAACACATACTGTTGTGAGGGGGGAATGTCTCTGGTGGATCGCCGAGTACCGACAGATTTATAACGATCCTTTCATGTGGCCTCTTATATATAAGGCCAACCGTGATCAAATCAGAAATCCTGATCTTATTTATCCAGGCCAGGTTTTTCAGATTCCGAGAGAATTTCAAATGAATGCACTCAAAGAGAACCGCCGTATGGCTGGTGCCCCAAGGCCATATCTTCCTCCCCAGTCTGCCAATCTGCCGGCAGACATCAGGGCTGAGCTTGGCTGGAGCTTTTAG
- a CDS encoding N-acetylmuramoyl-L-alanine amidase: protein MIKRLFIFSFLVFIILLLTPLPCIASSFDRGVREFNALKNNENRAQYRSHWLDIADIFQKYYQSNQKGTRAPDALFYLGRTYEELGKRSFLRADLEKAEDYYTRVASKYSSHPRGAEAQLRKSGIYLNHYNDRAQAYIEYLRVVYNFSNEEMRAKAQKELKKLDEANLEKIRQARGESFTPPVETPAPSLETRDISEEELDDSDFEQALLPVTPPSIASNLPAASGNGAHLVRIRHWSNDEYTRVVLDLDEQAEFYHKLLKPDPDLGTSHRLFIDLDQTRITEDTPREENVADGILRRIRSAQYTQDKSRVVLDIQDLDNFRVFALENPFRIVVDVYAPEKTAVAAQPVQRDTPAQVRIDPDAKDLTAQSLIEQLGLKVRTIMIDPGHGGKDPGAVHRGVLEKDVVLRMAKILGEQLKSQGFEVLYTRTTDVFVPLEERTAMANSQNVDLFISVHANAHRSNNIRGFEVYYLNFAQSQDAMRVAARENAVSTQKISDLQYILTDLMLSSKINESRDLANKIHEVTINHVRSRFSQVADNGVRQAPFYVLMGARMPAILLEIGYMTNEQDMRLIQSEDFLKHMAGGLTRGVIAYRDKIEQFARLE from the coding sequence ATGATAAAAAGATTATTCATTTTCAGTTTTCTGGTATTCATCATCCTGCTCCTTACTCCTTTACCTTGCATTGCTTCAAGTTTTGACAGGGGAGTGAGGGAGTTCAACGCTTTAAAAAATAATGAAAATCGTGCCCAGTACCGTTCCCACTGGTTAGATATAGCGGATATTTTTCAAAAATACTATCAGAGCAACCAGAAAGGAACAAGGGCTCCGGATGCCCTTTTCTATCTCGGACGAACCTATGAAGAGCTGGGCAAGCGCTCCTTTCTCAGAGCTGATCTTGAAAAGGCAGAAGATTACTATACCCGGGTCGCCAGCAAATATTCCTCTCACCCGAGAGGGGCGGAAGCTCAACTTAGAAAATCAGGCATATATCTCAACCACTACAATGACAGGGCGCAGGCCTACATAGAATATCTGCGTGTGGTGTATAATTTTTCCAATGAAGAAATGCGGGCCAAAGCCCAGAAAGAACTGAAAAAGCTTGATGAGGCCAATCTGGAGAAAATCCGCCAGGCCAGGGGTGAATCATTCACGCCACCTGTAGAAACTCCTGCTCCTTCCCTTGAAACCAGAGATATTTCTGAAGAAGAACTGGATGATTCGGATTTTGAGCAGGCTCTCCTGCCAGTCACGCCGCCTTCCATTGCTTCAAACTTGCCTGCAGCGTCCGGAAATGGTGCGCATTTAGTCCGTATCAGGCACTGGAGTAATGATGAGTATACCCGTGTGGTCCTGGACCTTGATGAACAGGCGGAATTCTATCACAAACTTCTAAAACCTGATCCTGACTTAGGCACTTCGCATCGTCTTTTCATAGACTTGGACCAGACAAGGATTACAGAAGACACCCCGAGAGAAGAAAATGTGGCTGACGGCATTTTGCGTCGCATACGTTCAGCTCAGTATACGCAAGATAAATCCAGAGTGGTTCTTGATATTCAGGATCTGGACAATTTCCGCGTGTTTGCTCTGGAAAATCCTTTTCGGATTGTGGTGGATGTATATGCACCTGAAAAAACAGCTGTAGCAGCGCAGCCAGTTCAGCGTGATACTCCGGCTCAGGTCAGGATTGATCCTGATGCCAAAGACCTGACTGCTCAAAGCCTTATTGAGCAGCTTGGGCTTAAAGTCAGAACTATTATGATTGATCCCGGTCATGGCGGCAAAGATCCTGGTGCAGTACATCGGGGAGTGTTGGAAAAAGATGTGGTATTACGCATGGCCAAAATACTCGGAGAACAACTCAAATCCCAGGGGTTTGAGGTGCTTTATACCAGAACCACAGATGTGTTTGTGCCCTTGGAAGAACGAACAGCCATGGCCAACTCCCAGAATGTAGACCTGTTCATTTCTGTACATGCCAATGCCCACCGCAGCAACAATATAAGAGGTTTTGAGGTGTACTACCTGAACTTTGCCCAAAGCCAGGATGCCATGCGAGTGGCAGCCCGGGAGAATGCTGTCTCTACACAGAAGATTTCTGATCTGCAATATATCCTGACAGACCTGATGCTCAGTTCCAAGATAAATGAATCCAGAGATTTGGCCAACAAAATTCACGAGGTGACAATCAACCATGTCCGTTCAAGGTTTTCCCAGGTAGCTGATAACGGGGTCAGACAGGCTCCTTTTTATGTTCTCATGGGGGCCAGAATGCCAGCTATTTTACTGGAAATTGGCTATATGACCAATGAACAGGACATGCGTCTTATCCAGTCTGAAGACTTTCTAAAGCATATGGCAGGAGGATTGACCCGGGGTGTAATTGCCTACAGGGATAAGATCGAGCAGTTTGCCAGGCTTGAGTAA
- a CDS encoding HesA/MoeB/ThiF family protein, giving the protein MSPQSFVDELKSSSQDHEKFAFAWVSTSNLISLSQKHDYSISDAQQLCLSNKILPRRYIKNFPTIDLKQQLALASSKVLLVGLGGLGGYILEILGRTGVGSFFLADGDVFEESNFNRQLLGYDSKSGVSKAEAAAERLTRINPLCTFEIVNKFLIKEDLPGLVPKVDIVIDALGGIEFRPDLLEATGNAGLPLVTGFVAGSTGLAATVLPGGKSPAAFWQGSNDQGAEIKLGNIACTVVTIATIQAQEALNLLTGKPARLIDKVILTDLDSLTFEQLEL; this is encoded by the coding sequence TTGAGTCCCCAGTCATTTGTTGATGAACTCAAAAGTTCAAGTCAGGATCATGAAAAGTTTGCCTTTGCCTGGGTTTCCACCTCAAACCTTATTTCCCTCTCTCAAAAGCATGATTACTCAATATCTGATGCCCAACAGCTGTGCCTGAGCAACAAAATTCTGCCTCGGAGATATATCAAAAATTTTCCTACCATTGATCTGAAACAGCAACTTGCACTTGCCAGTTCGAAGGTACTTCTGGTGGGGCTTGGTGGGCTTGGGGGATATATTCTTGAAATTTTAGGACGTACAGGTGTTGGCAGCTTTTTTTTAGCAGATGGAGATGTTTTTGAAGAAAGCAATTTCAACCGGCAACTTCTAGGATATGACTCCAAATCAGGAGTGTCCAAGGCAGAAGCTGCCGCTGAAAGGCTGACCCGCATCAATCCTCTTTGCACATTTGAGATAGTTAACAAATTTCTGATCAAAGAAGATCTGCCAGGTCTTGTTCCAAAAGTAGATATTGTGATCGATGCTTTGGGAGGAATTGAATTCAGGCCTGACTTGTTAGAGGCAACGGGAAATGCCGGTCTGCCTCTTGTGACAGGTTTTGTGGCCGGTTCAACCGGCCTGGCTGCCACTGTTCTGCCCGGCGGCAAAAGCCCGGCAGCCTTCTGGCAGGGCAGCAATGATCAGGGAGCGGAAATCAAGCTGGGCAACATAGCCTGCACTGTGGTGACTATTGCCACTATCCAGGCACAGGAGGCTTTGAATCTGCTTACAGGCAAACCAGCACGACTGATTGACAAAGTGATTTTAACTGATCTTGACTCCTTGACCTTTGAGCAGCTTGAATTGTAA
- the glmS gene encoding glutamine--fructose-6-phosphate transaminase (isomerizing), with the protein MCGIIAYTGHRPSVPVLIQGLKSLEYRGYDSAGLSFVHMNKLHLFRASGKLEALESKLDTGAVIHATSGIGHTRWATHGLPNEINAHPHLDHNSDLALVHNGIIENFQELKAEFADCGLAFRSETDTEVLVCLIAKGMERHGDMRQAISWALRQVEGSFAFALISRSNPGTIWAARRSSPLIFGQGTGENFVASDIPAFLPFTREVVFLEDDELVEMTSNEWRIFNSLTLEPVTKKVQTIAWDVQAAQKGGYRHFMLKEIFEQPQVIADCLAGRVDRETKGVVLKELESLQVPKRLHIIACGTSYHAGLWGKYVMESLAGIPVDVEIASEFRYKPLIHDPSKIYLFISQSGETADTLAALYLVKKQGGITLGLCNVLGSSLAREAHHVVYTQAGPEISVASTKAMCSQLALIFLITLYWARHNLSLDSKAIEEAVCAFEDLPDMLSKTLEHTRNTATRICKSYSEVRSFFFLGRGLYFPLALEGALKLKEISYIHAEGYAAGELKHGPIALIEPDLPTFALALKDDLLGKVKSNLKEIQARKGKIIALTQPGSELDVNDVWEIPVTWGPLNSFFVLPALQLFAYETAVYLGKDVDQPRNLAKSVTVE; encoded by the coding sequence ATGTGTGGAATAATAGCATATACAGGACACAGGCCGTCCGTGCCTGTGTTGATTCAAGGTTTGAAAAGTCTGGAGTATCGCGGGTACGACTCAGCAGGCCTGTCTTTTGTGCACATGAACAAACTGCACCTTTTCAGGGCTTCCGGGAAACTTGAGGCTTTGGAGTCCAAGCTGGATACTGGTGCAGTTATACATGCCACATCTGGAATAGGGCATACCCGCTGGGCTACCCACGGCCTGCCCAATGAAATCAATGCCCACCCTCATCTTGATCATAATTCAGATCTGGCCCTTGTTCACAACGGAATAATTGAAAATTTCCAGGAGCTTAAAGCTGAATTTGCAGATTGCGGCTTAGCTTTTCGTTCTGAAACCGATACTGAAGTTCTGGTTTGTCTCATCGCCAAAGGTATGGAACGGCATGGAGATATGCGGCAGGCTATTTCCTGGGCATTGAGACAGGTAGAAGGATCATTTGCCTTTGCACTGATATCCAGGTCAAATCCCGGAACTATCTGGGCAGCGCGTCGCTCCAGTCCCCTGATCTTTGGTCAGGGAACTGGTGAAAATTTTGTTGCTTCAGATATTCCTGCTTTCCTGCCCTTTACGAGAGAAGTAGTCTTTCTCGAAGATGATGAACTGGTGGAAATGACCTCCAATGAATGGCGAATTTTTAATTCTTTGACCTTAGAGCCTGTAACTAAAAAAGTACAAACCATAGCCTGGGATGTTCAGGCAGCCCAGAAGGGTGGATACAGGCACTTTATGCTCAAGGAAATTTTTGAGCAGCCTCAGGTCATCGCTGACTGCCTTGCCGGGCGCGTTGATCGCGAAACAAAAGGTGTTGTTTTAAAGGAACTTGAGAGCCTGCAAGTCCCCAAAAGGCTGCATATTATTGCCTGCGGTACATCTTATCATGCTGGACTATGGGGCAAATACGTCATGGAAAGCCTGGCTGGAATTCCTGTTGATGTTGAAATAGCATCGGAGTTCAGATATAAACCCTTGATCCATGATCCATCAAAAATTTATCTGTTCATCAGTCAGTCAGGAGAAACTGCAGATACTCTGGCCGCACTGTACCTTGTCAAAAAGCAGGGTGGAATAACCCTTGGACTTTGCAATGTTCTGGGCTCGAGTCTGGCACGGGAAGCTCATCATGTAGTCTATACCCAGGCCGGTCCAGAAATAAGTGTTGCGTCCACAAAGGCCATGTGCAGCCAACTGGCGCTCATTTTTCTCATAACTTTATACTGGGCCCGTCATAACCTGAGTCTGGACAGCAAGGCCATTGAAGAAGCTGTATGCGCATTTGAAGACCTGCCGGATATGCTGAGCAAGACACTGGAGCATACCCGGAACACTGCTACCAGAATATGTAAGTCCTATTCAGAAGTTAGAAGTTTTTTCTTTCTTGGAAGAGGGCTTTATTTTCCATTGGCTCTGGAGGGTGCATTAAAGCTCAAGGAAATATCCTATATTCATGCGGAAGGTTATGCTGCTGGAGAGCTTAAACATGGTCCTATAGCATTGATAGAACCGGACCTGCCTACCTTTGCTCTTGCTCTTAAAGATGATTTGTTAGGTAAGGTAAAATCTAATCTTAAAGAAATTCAGGCCAGAAAAGGAAAGATTATTGCCTTGACCCAGCCAGGATCAGAATTAGATGTTAATGATGTTTGGGAAATTCCAGTGACATGGGGGCCACTTAATTCTTTTTTTGTACTGCCTGCTCTGCAGCTTTTTGCTTATGAAACTGCCGTGTATCTCGGCAAAGATGTAGATCAGCCCCGTAATTTAGCCAAAAGTGTAACCGTAGAGTGA
- a CDS encoding XTP/dITP diphosphatase, which yields MTKTNIHSIVLASGNQGKIREIKQILNKALPGIEVKGLKDFPSIGDIPETGKTFQENALIKARTVMKETGLISIADDSGLVVPALGGDPGVYSARYAGENATDQDNNDKLLQAMANLDGDQRQASFVCVMAAVMPDGREMTVQGEWKGLIALTEKGDNGFGYDPLFYDPELGLHSAQMKPELKNSRSHRGKALDKLASKWRDFVQS from the coding sequence ATGACAAAAACAAACATACATTCCATTGTCCTGGCTTCGGGTAATCAGGGTAAAATCAGGGAGATCAAACAAATCTTGAATAAGGCTCTCCCGGGCATTGAGGTGAAAGGATTAAAAGATTTTCCATCAATCGGAGATATTCCTGAGACTGGCAAAACTTTCCAGGAAAATGCACTGATTAAGGCCAGAACCGTAATGAAAGAAACAGGACTGATTTCCATAGCAGATGATTCAGGTCTTGTTGTCCCTGCACTGGGTGGTGATCCCGGAGTCTATTCAGCGAGATATGCTGGTGAAAATGCCACAGACCAGGATAATAACGACAAGTTACTGCAGGCCATGGCAAACCTTGATGGGGACCAACGTCAGGCATCGTTTGTTTGCGTTATGGCTGCGGTGATGCCTGATGGCAGGGAGATGACAGTTCAGGGCGAATGGAAAGGTCTAATTGCCTTGACTGAAAAGGGTGATAACGGATTCGGGTATGATCCCTTATTTTATGATCCCGAGCTTGGCCTGCACTCTGCGCAAATGAAACCCGAACTGAAAAACAGTCGAAGTCACAGAGGAAAAGCCCTTGACAAGCTGGCTTCCAAATGGCGGGATTTTGTTCAGAGTTGA
- a CDS encoding triose-phosphate isomerase has protein sequence MFDSLFHKNPARSKYRIDDVDNPELLREIYPYNNICRVAFDDSFIMPRPPEEIFITDTTFRDGQQARPPFTVKQIADIYELMHKLAGRSGLIRQSEFFLYSDKDKKAVHACRDKGYKYPEITGWIRANKDDLKLVKDMELPETGMLTSVSDYHIFLKLGKSRAQAARDYLELVEAALDWDIIPRCHFEDITRADIYGFCIPLAQKMMELSKQKGLPVKIRLCDTMGFGVPYPGASLPRSVSKIVRTFTDEAQVPSEWLEWHGHNDFHKGFINATTAWIYGCSGVNATLFGFGERTGNAPLEALVVEYISLTGDDDAAYTPAITELARYFQKNLHVDIPPNYPFAGRDFNATSAGIHVDGLLKNQEIYNIFDTAKVLHRDVPIIITDKTGRAGVAYWINHNLNISEDQHVDKRHPAVGKIYDKIMRSYEKGRTTNYSHEEMQKLVRRFIPDLFMSDFDQLKALAKKVLTNIMKELADNPGMDTMDKSRIDASLKGFLREYPFIQYMYVTDLNGCLLTWNVSDIGDLSKYKQVEAGTDLSDREWFIKPVKTGKLYITDFYKSFFTGKLCLTASTPIFTAEDEIVGVLGADIRFDELVKIQEGLADDQEMFHEE, from the coding sequence ATGTTTGACTCACTATTTCATAAAAACCCGGCCAGATCTAAATACAGGATCGATGATGTTGACAACCCGGAGCTTCTAAGGGAAATCTACCCTTACAACAATATATGCAGGGTTGCCTTTGACGACTCTTTTATCATGCCCAGGCCTCCCGAAGAAATATTTATTACTGATACCACCTTCAGGGACGGTCAGCAGGCACGGCCTCCTTTTACGGTCAAGCAAATTGCTGATATCTACGAACTTATGCATAAGCTTGCCGGACGCAGCGGACTGATCCGGCAAAGTGAGTTTTTTCTATACTCGGATAAGGATAAGAAAGCAGTCCATGCGTGTCGTGATAAAGGCTACAAATACCCTGAAATTACAGGATGGATAAGAGCCAACAAGGATGACCTCAAACTGGTCAAGGATATGGAACTTCCTGAAACCGGAATGCTGACTTCGGTTTCTGACTACCACATTTTTTTGAAGCTCGGCAAGAGCCGTGCTCAAGCTGCCAGAGATTATCTGGAACTGGTGGAAGCTGCCCTTGACTGGGATATTATCCCAAGATGTCATTTTGAAGATATCACCAGAGCAGATATCTATGGCTTCTGCATCCCGCTCGCCCAGAAAATGATGGAACTCTCCAAGCAAAAAGGATTGCCGGTCAAAATCAGGCTCTGCGATACAATGGGCTTTGGAGTTCCCTATCCGGGTGCTTCTCTGCCGCGCAGTGTATCAAAAATAGTTCGCACCTTCACTGATGAAGCTCAGGTCCCAAGCGAGTGGCTTGAATGGCATGGTCATAATGATTTTCATAAAGGGTTCATTAATGCCACTACAGCCTGGATATACGGATGTTCAGGTGTCAATGCCACCTTGTTCGGTTTTGGAGAAAGAACCGGAAATGCTCCCCTGGAAGCATTGGTGGTGGAATACATATCTCTGACAGGTGATGATGACGCCGCTTATACACCGGCTATAACTGAGCTCGCCAGGTACTTTCAGAAAAACCTTCATGTGGATATACCGCCCAACTATCCTTTTGCCGGTAGAGATTTTAACGCCACCAGTGCAGGCATCCATGTAGACGGTCTTCTTAAAAATCAGGAAATATACAATATATTTGATACAGCAAAAGTGCTGCACAGGGATGTTCCCATTATCATCACAGATAAAACAGGGCGTGCCGGAGTGGCCTACTGGATTAACCATAACCTGAATATTTCAGAAGACCAGCATGTTGATAAGCGTCATCCTGCTGTAGGCAAAATCTATGACAAGATCATGCGATCATATGAAAAGGGTAGAACAACCAACTACTCGCATGAAGAAATGCAGAAGCTTGTGCGCAGATTTATTCCTGATCTGTTTATGTCTGACTTTGACCAGCTTAAAGCCCTGGCCAAAAAGGTGCTGACCAACATAATGAAGGAGCTTGCAGACAATCCAGGCATGGACACCATGGACAAATCCAGAATCGATGCATCTCTAAAGGGATTTTTAAGAGAATACCCTTTTATTCAGTATATGTACGTAACTGACTTAAATGGCTGCTTGCTAACCTGGAATGTTAGTGATATTGGGGATTTATCCAAGTACAAACAGGTAGAAGCAGGAACTGATCTTTCTGATCGGGAATGGTTTATCAAACCTGTAAAAACAGGAAAGCTATATATTACAGATTTTTATAAATCATTTTTTACCGGCAAACTGTGCCTCACTGCTTCAACCCCAATCTTTACTGCGGAGGATGAGATTGTGGGTGTGCTTGGGGCGGATATCAGGTTCGATGAACTTGTTAAAATCCAGGAAGGTTTGGCCGATGATCAGGAAATGTTTCATGAAGAGTAA
- a CDS encoding aldehyde ferredoxin oxidoreductase family protein has product MSTLIRINTKKKKIVSSDLPDDYAGLGGRALTSRVVRREVPPTCHPLSAQNKLVIAPGLLTGTTAANTGRLSVGGKSPLTGTIKESNAGGSFSQKLAKLDITGIIIEDKPEPGTPFQVLVIDKLGTRFDQMPELDGLGTYETSAKLFEKYGSKVGIMVIGPAGENTRLASSIQFTDPKGNPSRAAGRGGLGALMGSKKIKAIVVDAEGSKAPEPVDKEAFKAAAKRWAEILVKHPVTGQGLPSFGTSILINVINEAGTLPTKNFREGRFDKAAEIGGEKMVELINKRKGVAKEGCHAGCIIQCSQKYCDEKGEYLTSGFEYETVWAFGSNLLISNLDDIAQLDRLCDDLGLDTIETGTTIAMAMEAGIVPWGDGPGAIELLKRVYDPKDYLGAIIGNGTSFTAEAFGVDRVPVVKKQSLPAYDPRAAKGVGVTYATSPMGADHTAGYAICQNILKVGGDIDPLGKEGNVEVSKNLQIATAAVDATGFCLFVAFAVLDTDDALDTIAKLISSRYGIEFTADDIGKTGIEILKDEFSFNRDAGFTAVHDQLPDFFLNEFFPPHNQLWDFSVEEMQKAKVEI; this is encoded by the coding sequence ATGTCCACACTTATCCGAATCAACACAAAGAAAAAAAAGATCGTTTCTTCAGATTTGCCCGATGATTATGCAGGTCTTGGAGGCAGAGCACTTACTTCAAGGGTGGTGCGCAGGGAAGTGCCACCTACCTGTCATCCTTTAAGCGCCCAGAACAAGCTGGTAATCGCTCCCGGACTGCTTACAGGCACCACAGCGGCCAATACCGGCAGGCTGTCAGTTGGTGGTAAATCACCCTTGACCGGAACTATTAAAGAGTCCAATGCGGGAGGATCATTTTCTCAGAAACTTGCCAAGCTCGACATTACTGGGATTATCATAGAAGACAAACCAGAGCCGGGAACTCCTTTTCAGGTTCTTGTTATTGATAAGCTCGGAACCAGATTTGATCAGATGCCTGAATTAGACGGTCTTGGAACTTATGAAACTTCAGCCAAGCTTTTCGAAAAATATGGGTCAAAAGTAGGCATTATGGTCATTGGTCCTGCAGGTGAAAATACTCGGCTGGCTTCATCCATTCAGTTTACAGATCCCAAGGGCAATCCCAGTCGAGCAGCCGGAAGAGGCGGGCTTGGAGCACTGATGGGTTCCAAAAAAATCAAGGCCATTGTGGTTGACGCTGAAGGCTCCAAAGCGCCTGAACCTGTTGACAAAGAGGCTTTTAAAGCTGCAGCCAAAAGATGGGCCGAGATTCTGGTCAAGCATCCTGTTACAGGTCAGGGGCTGCCATCTTTCGGAACATCAATTCTAATAAACGTTATTAATGAAGCTGGAACATTACCCACCAAAAACTTCAGAGAAGGAAGGTTTGACAAGGCTGCAGAGATTGGTGGAGAAAAAATGGTGGAGCTTATAAATAAGAGAAAAGGTGTGGCCAAGGAAGGCTGTCATGCCGGATGTATCATTCAATGTTCTCAGAAGTATTGTGATGAAAAAGGTGAATACCTCACTTCCGGATTCGAGTATGAAACTGTATGGGCCTTTGGATCCAACCTGTTGATCAGTAATCTTGATGACATTGCGCAGTTAGACCGTCTTTGTGATGATCTTGGCTTGGATACCATTGAAACAGGCACCACAATTGCCATGGCCATGGAAGCTGGAATTGTACCATGGGGCGACGGACCTGGAGCTATTGAACTTCTTAAACGTGTTTATGATCCTAAAGACTATCTCGGGGCCATCATTGGTAATGGTACTTCTTTTACTGCTGAAGCCTTTGGTGTGGACCGGGTGCCAGTGGTCAAGAAACAGTCCCTGCCAGCCTATGATCCCAGAGCTGCCAAGGGTGTGGGCGTAACCTATGCCACCAGTCCCATGGGAGCTGACCATACCGCAGGATATGCCATCTGTCAGAATATCCTCAAGGTGGGTGGAGATATTGATCCTCTGGGTAAGGAAGGTAATGTCGAGGTTTCCAAAAATCTCCAAATAGCCACTGCAGCTGTAGATGCTACTGGATTCTGTCTGTTTGTAGCCTTTGCTGTTCTTGATACTGATGATGCATTGGACACCATTGCCAAACTCATCAGCTCAAGATACGGCATTGAATTTACAGCAGATGATATTGGAAAGACAGGTATTGAAATCCTCAAGGATGAATTTTCTTTTAATCGTGATGCAGGTTTTACAGCTGTTCACGATCAGTTGCCTGATTTTTTTCTCAATGAATTTTTTCCTCCTCATAATCAATTATGGGACTTTTCAGTGGAAGAGATGCAAAAGGCTAAAGTGGAGATCTAA
- a CDS encoding cation diffusion facilitator family transporter, with translation MPRNFALLSVLASLLTLSLKFSAFWITGSVGLLSDAMETFVNVAASIVAVIALTIAYRPADKDHAYGHDKAEYFAGGLEGGLILVAACGIVYSAAGRLLNPVPLENLAWGIGISLVAGIINLIVARVMLKAAAHFDSITLEGDAKHLMADVWTSAGVILGITIIMIRPDWIILDSIIAIVVALNITRSGFSLIKRSLKGLMDAALPEDEIITVEESIKKHAGEHAEYHGLRSRKSGSRRFIDFHLLLPGHKTIKEGHHICCLIEKDVEDKLPNSQVTIHVEPEEDKASWDGDKLGGIQS, from the coding sequence ATGCCCCGAAATTTTGCATTGCTTTCAGTACTTGCCTCCCTGCTCACCCTGAGCCTGAAGTTCAGCGCATTCTGGATAACAGGTTCCGTCGGACTTTTATCCGATGCCATGGAAACGTTTGTTAATGTTGCCGCAAGCATTGTCGCAGTCATCGCCCTGACCATCGCTTACAGGCCAGCGGACAAAGATCATGCATACGGTCATGACAAGGCAGAGTATTTTGCCGGGGGCCTGGAAGGAGGGCTTATCCTGGTCGCTGCGTGCGGCATAGTGTATTCAGCCGCAGGCCGACTGCTTAATCCTGTACCTCTTGAGAATCTGGCCTGGGGCATTGGAATATCTCTTGTTGCAGGAATAATTAACCTTATAGTGGCTAGAGTTATGCTCAAGGCTGCTGCACATTTTGATTCCATTACCCTTGAAGGTGACGCAAAACACCTTATGGCTGATGTCTGGACATCTGCCGGGGTTATTCTTGGAATAACCATTATCATGATCAGGCCTGACTGGATAATACTGGACTCCATAATAGCCATTGTGGTTGCCCTTAATATTACAAGGTCCGGGTTCAGTCTGATAAAAAGGTCTCTAAAAGGTCTGATGGATGCGGCGCTGCCAGAAGACGAAATAATTACTGTGGAAGAAAGCATTAAAAAGCACGCTGGCGAGCACGCGGAGTATCATGGTCTCAGATCACGCAAATCAGGTTCAAGAAGGTTTATTGATTTTCATCTGCTCCTGCCTGGCCACAAGACAATTAAAGAAGGGCATCACATATGCTGTCTGATTGAAAAGGATGTGGAAGATAAGTTGCCAAACTCCCAGGTCACAATCCACGTGGAGCCCGAGGAAGACAAGGCATCCTGGGATGGAGATAAACTTGGAGGGATTCAAAGCTGA
- a CDS encoding MoaD/ThiS family protein, protein MNIEVKCYATLSQYEPDQGSLEMQPGATLGDVLRTLSIPSADVKIMFINGHHSPLDKPLQDNDRVGIFPAIGGG, encoded by the coding sequence ATGAACATAGAGGTCAAGTGTTATGCCACTTTGTCTCAGTATGAGCCTGATCAAGGCTCTCTTGAGATGCAGCCCGGAGCCACCCTTGGTGATGTGCTCCGAACACTGTCCATTCCTTCTGCAGATGTAAAAATTATGTTTATAAATGGCCATCATAGTCCTCTTGATAAGCCCTTGCAGGACAATGATCGTGTAGGTATTTTTCCTGCCATTGGGGGAGGTTGA